In a single window of the Xylanimonas protaetiae genome:
- a CDS encoding 3-methyladenine DNA glycosylase: MPVLTAVLRDAATWRACATAHAERADALTAVWRAAHDAGRKHAVEDFLFTYYATRVGTLRRWHPGPGAALEVPPDDERLAWRWHRATGDGGVTLDAAAYLAERGDTVRWVRGFVAATASRAGTFGCFGLHEWAMVYRDAATGRDHRHPLPLRLGGDGTDAVVAGHRVTCSHIDAFRFFTPEARPLNALQPTRETQAAMEQPGYLHAGMDLFKWALKLGPAVPGDLLLDAFELARDIRYLDMQASPYDVSGYGLDAVAVETPAGKAEYVRRQRGFAERGQAVRARLVAACDAVLAAAAAA, encoded by the coding sequence TGCGCCACGGCGCACGCCGAGCGGGCCGACGCGCTGACCGCCGTCTGGCGGGCGGCGCACGACGCCGGGCGCAAGCACGCGGTCGAGGACTTCCTGTTCACGTACTACGCGACGCGCGTGGGCACGCTGCGGCGCTGGCACCCGGGCCCGGGCGCGGCGCTGGAGGTGCCGCCCGACGACGAGCGCCTCGCATGGCGCTGGCACCGGGCCACGGGCGACGGCGGCGTGACGCTCGACGCCGCCGCCTACCTCGCCGAGCGCGGCGACACGGTTCGCTGGGTGCGCGGCTTCGTCGCCGCGACGGCGTCGCGGGCCGGGACGTTCGGCTGCTTCGGGCTGCACGAGTGGGCGATGGTCTACCGGGACGCCGCCACGGGCCGGGACCACCGCCACCCCCTGCCCCTGCGCCTGGGCGGCGACGGCACCGACGCCGTCGTGGCCGGGCACCGCGTCACGTGCTCGCACATCGACGCGTTCCGGTTCTTCACCCCGGAGGCCCGGCCGCTCAACGCCCTCCAGCCGACGCGCGAGACGCAGGCGGCGATGGAGCAGCCCGGCTACCTGCACGCGGGGATGGACCTGTTCAAGTGGGCGCTCAAGCTCGGCCCGGCCGTGCCCGGCGACCTGCTGCTGGACGCCTTCGAGCTCGCCCGCGACATCCGCTACCTCGACATGCAGGCCTCCCCCTACGACGTCTCGGGCTACGGCCTGGACGCCGTCGCGGTCGAGACGCCCGCGGGCAAGGCCGAGTACGTGCGCCGCCAGCGCGGGTTCGCCGAGCGCGGCCAGGCGGTGCGCGCGCGGCTCGTCGCGGCGTGCGACGCCGTGCTCGCGGCGGCGGCGGCCGCCTGA
- a CDS encoding aminoglycoside 3'-phosphotransferase: MTAPTEEVPVPASVERLAAGGRVTPVWVNERGGVTFRVDDCDNDGDDDGARYVKWNPASTGLSLAGEAVRLRWAARWTPVPRVLDHRRDDDGAELLVTAALDGLSAVDPRWLREPATAARSLGEGLRALHDALPVAGCPFDWGIDERLTHLDPEADTDVRAALADRPDVDHLVVCHADACAPNTLLDADGRWTAHVDLGRLGVADPWADLAVCAMSTGWNYGPGYEHLVYEGYGVEPDAARIAYYQLLWDNT, translated from the coding sequence ATGACCGCGCCGACCGAGGAGGTCCCTGTCCCCGCGTCCGTCGAGCGGCTCGCGGCGGGCGGCCGCGTCACGCCCGTGTGGGTCAACGAGCGCGGCGGCGTCACGTTCCGCGTCGACGACTGCGACAACGACGGCGACGACGACGGCGCGCGCTACGTCAAGTGGAACCCCGCCTCGACGGGCCTCTCGCTCGCGGGCGAGGCCGTGCGGCTGCGCTGGGCCGCGCGCTGGACGCCGGTCCCGCGCGTGCTCGATCACCGGCGGGACGACGACGGCGCCGAGCTCCTCGTGACGGCCGCGCTCGACGGGCTCTCGGCCGTCGACCCGCGCTGGCTGCGCGAGCCCGCCACGGCCGCCCGCTCGCTGGGTGAGGGCCTGCGCGCGCTGCACGACGCGCTCCCCGTCGCCGGGTGCCCCTTCGACTGGGGCATCGACGAGCGCCTCACCCACCTCGACCCCGAGGCCGACACGGACGTGCGCGCGGCGCTCGCGGACCGGCCCGACGTCGACCACCTCGTCGTCTGCCACGCCGACGCCTGCGCGCCCAACACGCTGCTCGACGCCGACGGCCGGTGGACGGCCCACGTCGACCTGGGCCGCCTGGGCGTGGCCGACCCGTGGGCCGACCTCGCCGTGTGCGCCATGAGCACGGGGTGGAACTACGGGCCCGGCTACGAGCACCTGGTCTACGAGGGCTACGGCGTCGAGCCCGACGCCGCGCGCATCGCCTACTACCAGCTGCTGTGGGACAACACCTGA
- a CDS encoding DEAD/DEAH box helicase, with translation MAGDDHHDRGTPPRRDADPVPAPAHREGPDADTLFEAYAQWAAEGGRPLYPHQEEALLSAMVGEHVVLATPTGSGKSLVAMGAQFAALAAHRAGRGGRTYYTAPLKALVSEKFFDLVAAFGSKNVGMMTGDSAVNADAPIICCTAEILANLALRRGAGDPESEDAIAQVVMDEFHYYGDPQRGWAWQVPLLELPHTQFVLMSATLGDTTALREDLGTRSGRPVAEVTGAERPVPLTFSYVVEPLVEVLDELVQTRRAPVYVVHFTQRDAVERAQSLLSMNVATKPEKDAIAAELGAFRFGTGFGKTLSRLVRHGVGVHHAGMLPKYRRLVERLTQKGLLKVVAGTDTLGVGINVPIRTVLMTGLVKFDGERMRHLSAREFHQIAGRAGRAGFDTIGEVLVMAPEHVIENRRALAKAGDDPKKLKKIVRKKAPAGSVNWTDATFERLRDADPEPLSSQFRVSHAMVLNVLARTRSGEHGTADPVDAMRHLLTANHDAEGARANHVRQVFRIYRSLRQAGVVERVRVPDATRPSGWRPSVRLTVDVPRDFALNQTLSPFALAAMDLLDVESPTHALDVVSVIEATLDDPRQILYGQQNAARGEAVAAMKAEGIEYEERMALLEDVSWPKPLGDLLEPTFAIYKQSNPWVADAELAPKSVVRDMVERAMTFQELVSRYQLERTEGVVLRYLADAFRALRQVVPDEHRTEEVAEIVEWLGELVRSTDSSLLDEWERLANPVDDDVALSLRDEEDEAPTRPVTGNPRAFRRLVRNAMFRLVELAARESYAALGSASGTSAWDADAWEDALDDLFVEQGDDAIGVDAPARASALLTILEPGAATPAGEKVEPGTWWVRQVLDDLDGNHDWAITARVDLAASDEAGAVVLTVLTVGPLG, from the coding sequence ATGGCTGGCGATGACCACCACGACCGCGGCACCCCGCCCCGCCGGGACGCTGATCCCGTACCTGCCCCCGCCCACCGGGAAGGCCCCGACGCCGACACGCTCTTCGAGGCGTACGCGCAGTGGGCCGCCGAGGGCGGCCGCCCCCTCTACCCGCACCAGGAGGAGGCGCTGCTGTCGGCGATGGTCGGCGAGCACGTCGTGCTCGCGACGCCGACGGGCTCGGGCAAGTCGCTCGTGGCGATGGGCGCCCAGTTCGCGGCGCTCGCCGCGCACCGCGCGGGCCGCGGCGGGCGCACCTACTACACGGCGCCCCTCAAGGCGCTGGTCAGCGAGAAGTTCTTCGACCTCGTCGCGGCGTTCGGCTCCAAGAACGTCGGCATGATGACGGGCGACTCGGCGGTCAACGCGGACGCACCGATCATCTGCTGCACCGCAGAGATCCTGGCCAACCTCGCGCTGCGCCGCGGCGCGGGCGACCCGGAGTCCGAGGACGCGATCGCCCAGGTCGTCATGGACGAGTTCCACTACTACGGCGACCCGCAGCGCGGCTGGGCCTGGCAGGTGCCGCTGCTGGAGCTGCCGCACACGCAGTTCGTGCTGATGAGCGCCACGCTGGGCGACACCACGGCGCTGCGCGAGGACCTCGGGACGCGGTCCGGCCGACCGGTCGCCGAGGTCACGGGCGCCGAGCGCCCCGTCCCGCTGACGTTCTCCTACGTGGTCGAACCGCTCGTCGAGGTGCTCGACGAGCTCGTCCAGACACGCCGCGCCCCGGTGTACGTCGTGCACTTCACGCAGAGGGACGCCGTCGAGCGGGCACAGTCGCTGCTGTCGATGAACGTCGCCACGAAGCCCGAGAAGGACGCCATCGCGGCCGAGCTGGGCGCGTTCCGGTTCGGCACGGGCTTCGGCAAGACGCTCTCGCGCCTGGTCCGGCACGGCGTCGGCGTGCACCACGCGGGCATGCTGCCCAAGTACCGCCGCCTCGTGGAGCGGCTCACGCAGAAGGGCCTGCTCAAGGTCGTCGCGGGCACCGACACGCTCGGCGTGGGGATCAACGTGCCGATCCGCACCGTGCTCATGACGGGCCTGGTGAAGTTCGACGGCGAGCGCATGCGACACCTCAGCGCGCGCGAGTTCCACCAGATCGCGGGCCGGGCCGGGCGCGCCGGGTTCGACACGATCGGCGAGGTGCTGGTCATGGCGCCCGAGCACGTCATCGAGAACCGGCGCGCGCTGGCCAAGGCCGGCGACGACCCGAAGAAGCTCAAGAAGATCGTCCGCAAGAAGGCCCCCGCCGGGTCGGTCAACTGGACCGACGCCACGTTCGAGCGCCTGCGCGACGCCGACCCCGAGCCGCTCTCGTCGCAGTTCCGGGTGTCGCACGCGATGGTGCTCAACGTGCTGGCCCGCACGCGCTCGGGCGAGCACGGGACCGCCGACCCCGTCGACGCGATGCGCCACCTGCTCACCGCCAACCACGACGCCGAGGGCGCCCGCGCGAACCACGTCCGCCAGGTGTTCCGCATCTACCGCTCGCTGCGGCAGGCGGGCGTCGTCGAGCGCGTCCGGGTCCCGGACGCCACGCGCCCGTCCGGCTGGCGGCCGTCGGTCCGGCTGACGGTCGACGTGCCCCGCGACTTCGCGCTCAACCAGACCCTGTCCCCCTTCGCGCTCGCCGCGATGGACCTCCTCGACGTCGAGTCGCCGACGCACGCGCTCGACGTCGTCTCCGTCATCGAGGCGACCCTCGACGACCCCCGGCAGATCCTCTACGGGCAGCAGAACGCCGCCCGCGGCGAGGCCGTCGCGGCCATGAAGGCCGAGGGCATCGAGTACGAAGAGCGCATGGCGCTGCTCGAGGACGTCAGCTGGCCCAAGCCGCTGGGCGACCTGCTCGAGCCGACGTTCGCGATCTACAAGCAGTCCAACCCGTGGGTCGCCGACGCCGAGCTCGCGCCGAAGTCGGTGGTGCGCGACATGGTCGAGCGCGCGATGACGTTCCAGGAGCTCGTCAGCCGCTACCAGCTCGAACGCACCGAGGGCGTCGTCCTGCGCTACCTCGCGGACGCCTTCCGCGCGCTGCGCCAGGTGGTGCCCGACGAGCACCGCACCGAGGAGGTCGCCGAGATCGTCGAGTGGCTGGGCGAGCTCGTGCGCAGCACCGACTCGTCGCTGCTCGACGAGTGGGAGCGCCTGGCCAACCCCGTGGACGACGACGTCGCCCTGTCCCTGCGGGACGAGGAGGACGAGGCACCGACCCGCCCCGTCACGGGCAACCCGCGCGCCTTCCGCCGCCTGGTCCGCAACGCCATGTTCCGCCTCGTGGAGCTCGCCGCGCGCGAGAGCTACGCCGCCCTCGGCTCCGCCTCGGGCACGAGCGCCTGGGACGCCGACGCGTGGGAGGACGCCCTCGACGACCTGTTCGTCGAGCAGGGCGACGACGCGATCGGCGTCGACGCCCCCGCGCGCGCGTCGGCGCTGCTGACGATCCTCGAGCCGGGCGCCGCCACCCCGGCAGGCGAGAAGGTCGAGCCGGGCACGTGGTGGGTCCGCCAGGTGCTCGACGACCTCGACGGCAACCACGACTGGGCCATCACCGCCCGCGTGGACCTCGCCGCGAGCGACGAGGCGGGCGCCGTCGTCCTCACGGTCCTGACGGTCGGCCCGCTCGGATGA
- a CDS encoding DUF2809 domain-containing protein has translation MAAPSGPRALPARRWLLAALAVLVLTGGVAARAALPDAVGGPLGDALYATLVVLVVALVRPRTTAWVAAVAGWMVSAAVEAFQLTGVPADVVARFSPARYVLGTTFVAGDLAWYAAGAALGGLLVGLARADLGDLQVRHTRSPHARWHRRAVPAVVGGVLAVALATGGAAAWVVHDEAGTLRTSLSAARTALAGSEGRVADDATRTALAASLADAAALLDETPLLERRPGDAVRARRQVADDAAAVAASRLAKALADADAARTALAPLTARGDQVVAATEGLGAPDDARAALQGALATAGAAVTESTSLATATPGQAARVEAATAALTASATTVREATVALMTAQDAVTCPYPDQVWFPEAGHLADADLAAIPWAPTYRVRADVLPSLVELDAAFRARFGQNLRLNSAYRSFEQQTTVFNPDDPNPLAAPPGCSNHGLGTAIDIDGISTPGNAQLAWLDANAGRFGWENPDWARPTGRLPEPWHWQHVSTPTTY, from the coding sequence ATGGCCGCCCCGTCGGGCCCCCGAGCACTCCCCGCCCGGCGCTGGCTCCTCGCCGCCCTGGCAGTCCTCGTCCTCACGGGCGGCGTCGCCGCCCGCGCCGCGCTGCCCGACGCCGTCGGCGGCCCGCTCGGCGACGCCCTCTACGCGACGCTCGTCGTGCTGGTCGTCGCGCTCGTGCGGCCCCGCACGACGGCATGGGTCGCCGCGGTGGCCGGCTGGATGGTCAGCGCCGCGGTCGAGGCGTTCCAGCTCACCGGCGTCCCCGCCGACGTCGTCGCACGGTTCTCCCCCGCCCGCTACGTCCTCGGCACCACGTTCGTGGCCGGCGACCTCGCCTGGTACGCGGCCGGGGCGGCGCTCGGCGGGCTGCTCGTCGGCCTCGCCCGGGCCGACCTCGGTGACCTCCAGGTGCGGCACACGCGCAGCCCGCACGCCCGCTGGCACCGCCGGGCGGTCCCGGCGGTCGTCGGCGGCGTGCTCGCCGTCGCGCTCGCGACCGGCGGCGCCGCCGCCTGGGTGGTGCACGACGAAGCCGGCACGCTGCGCACGAGCCTGTCGGCCGCCCGCACGGCGCTCGCCGGCTCGGAGGGCCGCGTGGCCGACGACGCCACGCGCACCGCGCTCGCCGCGTCGCTCGCGGACGCCGCGGCGCTGCTCGACGAGACGCCGCTGCTCGAGCGCCGCCCCGGCGACGCCGTCCGCGCCCGCCGCCAGGTGGCCGACGACGCCGCCGCCGTCGCCGCGTCCCGCCTCGCCAAGGCGCTCGCCGACGCCGATGCCGCCCGCACGGCGCTGGCCCCGCTCACCGCGCGCGGCGACCAGGTGGTCGCGGCCACCGAGGGCCTCGGGGCGCCCGACGACGCCCGCGCGGCCCTCCAGGGCGCCCTCGCCACCGCGGGCGCCGCCGTCACCGAGAGCACGTCGCTCGCGACCGCGACGCCCGGCCAGGCGGCGCGGGTCGAGGCGGCCACGGCCGCGCTCACCGCCTCGGCCACGACGGTCCGCGAGGCCACGGTCGCGCTGATGACCGCGCAGGACGCCGTCACGTGCCCGTACCCGGACCAGGTGTGGTTCCCGGAGGCGGGCCACCTCGCCGACGCCGACCTGGCCGCGATCCCGTGGGCGCCCACCTACCGGGTCCGGGCCGACGTGCTGCCCAGCCTGGTCGAGCTCGACGCCGCCTTCCGGGCCCGGTTCGGCCAGAACCTGCGCCTGAACTCGGCGTACCGCTCGTTCGAGCAGCAGACCACCGTGTTCAACCCGGACGACCCGAACCCGCTGGCGGCCCCGCCCGGCTGCTCGAACCACGGCCTGGGCACGGCCATCGACATCGACGGCATCTCGACGCCGGGCAACGCGCAGCTCGCGTGGCTGGACGCGAACGCGGGCCGTTTCGGTTGGGAGAACCCGGACTGGGCGCGCCCGACGGGCCGCCTGCCGGAGCCGTGGCACTGGCAGCACGTGTCGACGCCGACGACCTACTGA
- a CDS encoding sulfite exporter TauE/SafE family protein, giving the protein MLPLLLAAILVGGALQRITGMGFALVAGPFVVLMIGAEQGVLLINILGATSSLLIMLRVRKEVDWRWLAYLAAASVVTTPVAAVLLSGATGPALEATMGLAVVVGMTVALLADRLRTDGRLWREGARWPALLAGAVAGVGSVAAGVGGPPMAAYAVLDKADPRRFAATLQPFFVINATGSAVSKLLLTDAPMPPLRGWQWGVVAVALVGASLVGDVVAKHVPRAAVRRVLIVVAYLGGTATLLRGLGVLPG; this is encoded by the coding sequence GTGCTCCCGCTCCTGCTCGCCGCGATCCTCGTCGGCGGGGCGTTGCAGCGCATCACCGGCATGGGGTTCGCGCTCGTCGCGGGCCCGTTCGTGGTGCTCATGATCGGCGCGGAGCAGGGCGTGCTGCTCATCAACATCCTGGGCGCGACGTCGTCGCTGCTGATCATGCTGCGCGTGCGCAAGGAGGTCGACTGGCGCTGGCTTGCGTACCTCGCGGCCGCCTCGGTGGTCACGACGCCGGTCGCCGCCGTCCTGCTGAGCGGGGCGACCGGGCCCGCGCTCGAGGCGACCATGGGGCTCGCCGTCGTCGTCGGCATGACCGTGGCGCTGCTCGCGGACCGGCTGCGCACGGACGGGCGGCTGTGGCGCGAGGGCGCGCGCTGGCCCGCGCTGCTGGCCGGGGCCGTCGCCGGGGTGGGGAGCGTCGCCGCAGGCGTCGGCGGGCCGCCCATGGCCGCCTACGCCGTGCTCGACAAGGCCGACCCGCGGCGCTTCGCCGCCACGCTCCAGCCGTTCTTCGTCATCAACGCGACCGGGTCGGCCGTCTCCAAGCTGCTGCTCACCGACGCGCCCATGCCCCCGCTGCGCGGGTGGCAGTGGGGCGTCGTCGCGGTCGCGCTCGTCGGGGCGTCGCTCGTGGGCGACGTCGTCGCCAAGCACGTGCCGCGCGCGGCCGTGCGGCGCGTGCTCATCGTCGTCGCGTACCTCGGCGGGACGGCGACGCTGCTGCGGGGGCTGGGCGTGCTGCCGGGCTGA
- the ybaK gene encoding Cys-tRNA(Pro) deacylase: MATRNARSVHGGTPAVVVLERAGVAHTRHTYEHDPASTVGYGLEAAAAMGVDPAQVFKTLLADVDGRLVVGVVPVDRQLDLKALARAVGGKRAAMAQPAAAERATGYVVGGISPLGQKQRHATVVDASAQGYDVVYVSGGRRGLDLGLAPADLVRLTGAALADIAR; this comes from the coding sequence ATGGCGACACGGAACGCGAGGTCTGTCCACGGCGGGACGCCGGCCGTCGTCGTGCTGGAACGTGCGGGCGTGGCGCACACGCGGCACACGTACGAACACGACCCGGCCTCGACGGTCGGCTACGGCCTCGAGGCGGCCGCGGCGATGGGCGTGGACCCCGCGCAGGTGTTCAAGACGCTGCTGGCCGACGTCGACGGCCGGCTCGTCGTGGGCGTCGTGCCGGTGGACAGGCAGCTCGACCTCAAGGCGCTCGCCCGCGCCGTCGGCGGCAAGCGGGCGGCGATGGCGCAGCCCGCCGCGGCGGAGCGCGCGACGGGCTACGTGGTGGGCGGCATCTCCCCGCTGGGCCAGAAGCAGCGGCACGCCACCGTGGTCGACGCGTCGGCGCAGGGGTACGACGTCGTCTACGTCTCCGGCGGGCGCCGCGGCCTCGACCTGGGCCTGGCCCCGGCGGACCTGGTGCGCCTGACCGGCGCAGCGCTGGCGGACATCGCGCGCTGA
- a CDS encoding YccF domain-containing protein has translation MKTILNIIWFVFAGIELAIAYVLAGLLLLLPIVTIPFALASFRIAAYALWPFGRTVVDRPGAGAPSVIGNVLWVLLAGWWLALGHLITSIPLFLSIIGIPLGWANLKMIPVSLMPLGKEIVRS, from the coding sequence ATGAAGACCATCCTCAACATCATCTGGTTCGTGTTCGCCGGCATCGAGCTCGCCATCGCCTACGTCCTGGCGGGCCTGCTGCTGCTCCTCCCCATCGTGACGATCCCGTTCGCGCTGGCGTCGTTCCGCATCGCCGCCTACGCGCTGTGGCCGTTCGGCCGCACGGTCGTCGACCGGCCGGGCGCGGGCGCGCCCAGCGTGATCGGCAACGTGCTGTGGGTGCTCCTCGCGGGCTGGTGGCTCGCGCTCGGCCACCTCATCACGTCGATCCCGCTGTTCCTGTCGATCATCGGGATCCCGCTCGGATGGGCGAACCTCAAGATGATCCCCGTGTCGCTCATGCCGCTCGGCAAGGAGATCGTCCGCAGCTGA
- a CDS encoding YggS family pyridoxal phosphate enzyme, translating to MPQPLPGIASRIAAVRARVDDAARAAGRDPREVRVLLATKTQDAATVLEAVAAAAEAGLTGAGPVLVGENRVQELVAKAPALAPLVAAGAVEVHLIGHLQSNKVNPALATASCVESLDSLALAAALSTRCARDGRVLDVMVQVNVSDEASKSGVAPADAAGLAREVAALPGLRLVGFMTIGARPSPAGAPVGARSGDAVVRAGYARLRAIRDEVLAGGAPGTGEARELSMGMTLDLEAAVAEGATLVRVGTGAFGPR from the coding sequence ATGCCGCAACCCCTCCCCGGGATCGCCTCCCGGATCGCCGCCGTGCGCGCCCGCGTCGACGACGCCGCCCGTGCCGCCGGGCGCGACCCGCGCGAGGTCCGGGTGCTGCTGGCCACGAAGACGCAGGACGCCGCGACGGTGCTCGAAGCCGTCGCCGCGGCGGCCGAGGCCGGCCTCACGGGTGCCGGCCCAGTGCTGGTCGGCGAGAACCGCGTCCAGGAGCTCGTGGCCAAGGCGCCCGCCCTGGCGCCGCTCGTCGCGGCGGGAGCCGTCGAGGTGCACCTCATCGGGCACCTCCAGTCCAACAAGGTCAACCCGGCGCTCGCGACGGCCTCGTGCGTCGAGTCCCTCGACTCGCTCGCGCTGGCCGCCGCGCTGTCGACGCGCTGCGCGCGCGACGGCCGTGTGCTCGACGTCATGGTGCAGGTCAACGTCTCGGACGAGGCGTCGAAGTCGGGCGTCGCCCCCGCCGACGCGGCCGGGCTGGCCCGCGAGGTCGCGGCCCTCCCGGGGCTGCGCCTGGTCGGCTTCATGACGATCGGCGCCCGGCCGTCGCCTGCCGGGGCACCCGTGGGCGCGCGCAGCGGCGACGCCGTCGTGCGGGCGGGCTATGCCCGGCTGCGCGCGATCCGCGACGAGGTGCTGGCGGGCGGCGCCCCCGGCACCGGCGAGGCGCGCGAGCTGTCGATGGGCATGACGCTCGACCTGGAGGCGGCCGTCGCGGAGGGCGCGACGCTGGTCCGCGTGGGCACGGGGGCGTTCGGCCCGCGCTGA